Proteins found in one Brevibacillus brevis genomic segment:
- a CDS encoding ClpP family protease: MSNQQFSDFLNRPPFANTAVNSKESQPQSPTDDQEPAASPPSEAPAQEDPKKKLLDSITQLGQTNVPQLESNIYCMTVIGQVEGHIQLPPQNKTTKYEHLIPQLVAAEQNSKIEGVLVILNTVGGDVEAGLAIAEMVSSLSKPVVTLVLGGGHSIGVPIAVAGSYSFIAETATMTIHPIRLTGLVIGVPQTFEYLDKMQDRVVSFIARHSKVSEEKFRELMTRTGELTRDIGTNVIGVDAVKYGLIDEVGGLGSALKKLNELIKAQKGEESVLQ; the protein is encoded by the coding sequence ATGTCGAATCAACAATTTAGCGATTTTTTAAATAGGCCGCCGTTTGCAAACACAGCAGTAAATAGTAAGGAATCTCAGCCACAATCACCCACTGATGATCAGGAGCCTGCTGCCTCGCCGCCATCAGAAGCACCCGCACAGGAAGACCCGAAGAAAAAACTGCTGGATTCCATTACGCAACTGGGCCAGACAAACGTTCCACAGCTCGAAAGCAATATATATTGTATGACCGTCATCGGACAAGTAGAAGGGCATATTCAGTTGCCCCCACAAAATAAGACGACCAAGTACGAGCACCTCATCCCTCAATTGGTTGCGGCAGAACAAAACAGTAAAATAGAGGGCGTACTCGTTATTTTGAATACGGTTGGCGGGGACGTGGAAGCAGGCTTGGCAATTGCGGAAATGGTATCGTCCTTGTCCAAACCGGTAGTCACACTCGTACTTGGCGGTGGTCATAGCATTGGTGTTCCAATTGCTGTAGCTGGTTCGTACTCGTTTATTGCAGAAACAGCCACGATGACGATACACCCGATCCGTTTGACGGGTCTTGTAATTGGTGTGCCTCAAACGTTTGAGTACTTGGACAAAATGCAGGATCGTGTAGTAAGCTTTATCGCCCGTCACTCCAAAGTTTCAGAAGAAAAGTTCCGTGAGCTCATGACCCGTACCGGTGAATTGACACGAGACATTGGAACCAACGTGATTGGTGTAGATGCAGTAAAATACGGATTGATTGATGAAGTAGGCGGTCTTGGTAGTGCACTGAAAAAACTGAACGAACTGATCAAAGCGCAAAAAGGCGAGGAGAGTGTACTCCAATGA
- a CDS encoding ribonuclease J, with amino-acid sequence MAKSNHSVLVFALGGVGEIGKNMYVVQSGDDIVVIDAGLKFPEEEMLGIDMVIPDITYLEEHRDKVRGIIITHGHEDHIGGLSYVLKHLKVPVYATKLTLGLIDAKLKEAGILNETKRVLINSDSEVVLGKMKATFFRVNHSIPDCVGVCLDTPEGYIVHTGDFKFDQTPVNNQVADLAKMAMIGDRGVLCLLSDSTNAERPGFTGSERSVGKALMDVFSKAPGRIVVSTFASNVHRIQQVVDAAAQFNRKLTVVGRSMQNVITISRDLGYLLVPEGLIVEIDEINKLPAEQVVILSTGSQGEPMSALTRMARSAHRKIDILPGDTVIIAATPIPGNEKYVARTIDQLSRIGADVIYGGHGPNGTVHVSGHGSQEELRLMLNLMKPKYFIPVHGEYRMLKTHALLAEQVGIPEENTFLLDNGDTVEFSGGKARYGGKVHAGNVLIDGLGVGDVGNIVLRDRKLLSQDGILVVVVTLSKQNGTILSGPDIISRGFVYVRESEELLDEANRIVTQTLVKCMEENVNEWSSLKNNVKESLGRYLYEQTRRRPMILPIIMEV; translated from the coding sequence TTGGCAAAGTCGAATCACTCTGTTCTCGTTTTCGCCCTGGGCGGAGTCGGCGAAATTGGGAAGAATATGTACGTGGTACAAAGCGGTGACGACATCGTAGTGATTGATGCCGGATTGAAGTTCCCAGAAGAGGAAATGCTGGGGATTGATATGGTTATTCCGGATATCACCTACTTGGAGGAACATCGTGACAAGGTTCGGGGTATTATTATTACGCATGGACATGAAGACCACATCGGCGGCCTCAGCTACGTGCTGAAGCATTTGAAAGTCCCGGTTTATGCGACAAAACTTACCCTTGGTTTAATTGATGCAAAGTTAAAAGAAGCGGGCATCCTAAACGAAACAAAACGCGTATTGATCAACAGCGACTCGGAAGTCGTTCTCGGAAAGATGAAGGCAACCTTTTTCCGTGTAAACCACAGCATCCCGGATTGTGTAGGGGTATGCTTGGATACGCCAGAAGGCTACATCGTTCATACAGGAGACTTCAAGTTCGATCAAACACCTGTTAACAATCAGGTAGCTGATTTGGCAAAAATGGCGATGATCGGTGACAGAGGCGTTTTGTGCTTGCTCTCTGACAGTACGAATGCAGAACGGCCTGGATTTACCGGATCGGAACGCTCAGTGGGCAAAGCACTCATGGATGTGTTCAGCAAAGCACCTGGACGTATTGTTGTTTCTACGTTTGCATCAAATGTTCACCGCATTCAACAAGTGGTGGACGCTGCAGCACAGTTCAACCGTAAATTGACGGTTGTTGGCCGGAGCATGCAAAATGTCATTACTATCAGCAGAGACTTAGGGTACTTGTTGGTCCCTGAGGGCTTGATTGTTGAGATCGATGAAATCAACAAATTGCCTGCTGAACAAGTCGTTATTTTATCAACTGGAAGCCAAGGAGAGCCTATGTCCGCGCTCACTCGTATGGCCCGATCCGCCCATCGGAAAATTGACATCCTTCCAGGGGATACCGTTATTATTGCAGCCACTCCCATTCCAGGGAATGAAAAATACGTGGCGCGTACGATCGATCAATTATCGCGCATTGGTGCAGATGTCATTTATGGTGGCCATGGACCTAACGGAACCGTCCACGTCTCCGGTCATGGAAGCCAAGAGGAATTGCGCCTGATGCTTAACCTAATGAAGCCTAAATACTTTATTCCCGTTCACGGTGAATATCGCATGCTGAAAACACATGCTTTACTTGCTGAACAGGTTGGAATTCCTGAAGAAAACACATTCTTGCTCGATAACGGCGATACAGTTGAATTCTCAGGGGGCAAGGCCCGTTACGGTGGAAAAGTCCATGCTGGCAATGTTTTGATTGACGGCTTGGGTGTTGGTGATGTAGGAAACATCGTACTTAGAGATCGTAAATTACTGTCACAAGATGGCATACTGGTAGTTGTCGTTACACTCAGCAAACAAAATGGCACGATTTTGTCAGGTCCAGACATCATTTCTCGCGGTTTCGTCTACGTGCGAGAATCCGAAGAGCTGCTGGATGAGGCAAATCGCATAGTGACCCAAACACTTGTCAAATGCATGGAAGAAAATGTGAACGAATGGTCTTCACTGAAAAATAACGTGAAAGAGTCATTAGGCCGTTATCTGTACGAGCAAACGCGCAGACGTCCGATGATCTTGCCGATTATCATGGAAGTGTAG
- the dapA gene encoding 4-hydroxy-tetrahydrodipicolinate synthase: MARFGRLVTAMVTPFNEQLQVDYDKTERLIDHLIANGSTGIVLSGTTGESPTLSRTEKLDLFRHVVSYAKGRCHIIAGTGSNDTASSIEFTQAVQSIGVDAVMVVAPYYSKPSQEGLYAHFKALSEATELPVMLYNVPGRSVVNMTAETTLRLAKLPNVVCIKEASGNLSQMAQIIEHAPEGFELYSGDDGLTLPILSIGGVGIVSVASHVVGRPMTDMMDAFFAGNLTEAARLHRKLLPIFEGLFAYPSPGPTKVALEKLGVQVGGVRLPLVELNEQEKAFVHSLLV, from the coding sequence GTGGCACGTTTTGGTCGACTGGTTACCGCTATGGTAACGCCTTTTAATGAGCAGCTACAGGTCGATTACGATAAAACAGAGCGACTGATTGACCATTTGATTGCAAATGGTTCAACTGGAATCGTATTGAGTGGTACCACGGGTGAATCACCAACTTTATCCCGTACGGAGAAACTCGACCTTTTCCGACATGTGGTTTCTTACGCAAAAGGAAGATGCCACATCATTGCAGGAACAGGCAGTAATGATACAGCCTCAAGCATTGAGTTCACCCAAGCTGTACAATCCATTGGCGTAGACGCTGTCATGGTCGTTGCTCCTTATTACAGCAAGCCATCACAGGAAGGACTATACGCACATTTCAAGGCATTATCGGAAGCGACCGAGCTGCCCGTGATGCTTTATAATGTGCCAGGAAGATCCGTCGTCAATATGACTGCTGAAACGACACTTCGTTTGGCAAAACTGCCTAATGTAGTATGCATCAAGGAAGCCTCCGGCAATTTGTCGCAGATGGCGCAAATCATTGAGCATGCACCGGAAGGCTTTGAGCTGTACAGTGGCGATGATGGATTAACCTTGCCGATCCTGTCTATTGGGGGAGTGGGCATTGTCAGTGTGGCGAGTCACGTAGTTGGCCGCCCAATGACAGACATGATGGACGCCTTTTTTGCCGGTAACTTAACGGAGGCAGCAAGACTCCATCGCAAGCTGTTGCCGATTTTTGAGGGCCTCTTTGCATACCCGAGCCCAGGACCGACCAAGGTCGCTTTAGAAAAGCTCGGCGTTCAAGTTGGAGGCGTTCGACTGCCATTAGTCGAGCTGAACGAACAAGAAAAAGCATTCGTTCATTCTCTGCTTGTTTAA
- the dapG gene encoding aspartate kinase has protein sequence MKILVQKFGGSSLTTEDCRMRAIYHMEKAIDEGYALVVVVSAMGRKGDPYATDTLLQLVRANGNQLPSREMDMLMHTGEIISATVMCSMLNARGIKATILTGGQANIVTSDDFTNAQIMSIDPSRILQDLQENQVVIVPGFQGRTAEWEITTLGRGGSDTTATALGVALKAETVDIFTDVEGIMTADPRIVEEAQRLGMVTYTEICNMAHLGAKVIHPRAVEIAMHANVPIRVRSTFSDDPGTLVTTMLEIGKMGYTVNDRVVMGIAHVPNITQIKVANKEGSYDTQLQVFKTMATNNISVDFINVNPMGVAYTVHDEMGEKAARLLTEMGYEPQLLPHCAKVSVIGAGMTGVPGVMARIVEALTQEDIQILQSADSHTTIWVLVHEMDMVKAVRALHQQFNLHVQHM, from the coding sequence GTGAAGATTCTCGTCCAGAAGTTCGGTGGTTCTTCCTTGACGACGGAGGATTGCCGGATGCGGGCAATCTACCATATGGAAAAAGCAATTGATGAGGGCTATGCCCTCGTCGTTGTCGTATCGGCGATGGGACGCAAAGGCGATCCATATGCAACCGATACACTTTTGCAGTTGGTTCGAGCGAACGGGAACCAACTGCCGAGTAGAGAAATGGATATGCTGATGCATACCGGAGAAATCATCTCTGCTACAGTCATGTGCAGCATGCTGAATGCACGGGGAATTAAAGCGACGATTTTGACAGGCGGTCAAGCAAATATAGTGACGAGCGACGACTTTACAAATGCACAAATCATGTCGATCGATCCAAGTCGCATTTTGCAAGACTTGCAGGAAAATCAAGTTGTGATCGTTCCAGGATTTCAGGGGCGTACAGCCGAGTGGGAAATTACGACACTGGGACGGGGCGGAAGCGATACGACTGCTACCGCTCTCGGTGTCGCCTTGAAGGCTGAAACGGTGGATATTTTCACCGACGTGGAAGGCATCATGACCGCAGACCCGCGTATCGTTGAAGAAGCGCAGCGGCTCGGTATGGTGACCTACACGGAAATTTGCAACATGGCTCACCTGGGTGCAAAAGTTATTCATCCTAGAGCGGTGGAGATCGCGATGCACGCAAACGTGCCGATTCGTGTGCGCTCTACGTTTTCGGACGACCCCGGTACACTTGTTACGACGATGCTGGAGATCGGGAAGATGGGCTACACTGTAAACGATAGAGTCGTTATGGGAATTGCTCATGTACCGAACATTACCCAAATCAAAGTCGCGAACAAAGAAGGGTCTTATGATACACAGCTACAAGTCTTCAAAACGATGGCAACCAATAACATCAGTGTAGATTTCATCAATGTGAACCCAATGGGTGTTGCTTACACGGTCCATGATGAAATGGGAGAAAAAGCTGCTCGTCTGTTAACAGAAATGGGATACGAGCCGCAGCTTTTGCCGCATTGCGCAAAAGTGTCCGTGATTGGTGCAGGGATGACGGGCGTGCCCGGCGTGATGGCGAGAATCGTGGAGGCACTTACACAAGAAGACATTCAAATTCTTCAATCGGCAGACTCTCATACTACCATCTGGGTACTCGTGCATGAAATGGATATGGTGAAGGCGGTTCGTGCTCTTCATCAGCAGTTCAACCTGCATGTTCAACATATGTAA
- a CDS encoding aspartate-semialdehyde dehydrogenase: protein MANQLTFNVAVVGATGAVGQQMIQLLEKRNFPIKQLKLLASGRSAGKTVTFKGQEIVLEEATPDSFAGVDFALFSAGGSVSKELAHHAVRHGAVVIDNTSAFRMDPDVPLVVPEVNMDAALAHNGIIANPNCSTIQMVAALKPLYDRFGIDRIIVSTYQAVSGAGQSAINELLDQSRDILDGKEPQCNVLPVGKLPVHHQIAYNAIPQIDVFTDNGFTYEEMKMVNETKKIFGDDTVLVSATCVRIPVVYGHSESVYVELKQDYDLAEVKALLKDAPGIVLVDAPEEQQYPLATDATGKLEVFVGRVRRDLHHPRGLHIWIVSDNLLKGAAWNTVQIAEELIKARV, encoded by the coding sequence ATGGCAAACCAACTGACTTTCAATGTTGCTGTAGTCGGTGCGACTGGTGCAGTCGGACAGCAGATGATTCAACTATTAGAAAAGCGCAACTTCCCAATCAAACAGCTTAAGCTGCTTGCTTCTGGACGTTCTGCAGGAAAAACAGTCACCTTCAAGGGGCAAGAAATTGTACTGGAAGAGGCGACTCCAGACAGTTTTGCAGGGGTTGATTTCGCCCTGTTTAGTGCTGGCGGATCGGTCAGCAAGGAACTGGCTCATCACGCAGTACGTCATGGCGCGGTTGTCATTGACAATACCAGTGCATTCCGGATGGACCCAGATGTCCCTCTCGTTGTGCCAGAAGTAAACATGGATGCTGCGCTCGCTCATAATGGAATCATTGCGAATCCGAATTGCTCTACGATTCAGATGGTTGCCGCTCTAAAGCCCCTTTATGATCGTTTTGGTATAGACAGAATTATCGTTTCTACTTACCAGGCAGTATCCGGTGCAGGTCAATCTGCGATCAATGAATTGCTCGACCAGAGTCGAGACATTTTGGATGGAAAAGAACCGCAGTGTAACGTACTTCCCGTAGGCAAATTGCCTGTACATCATCAGATTGCGTACAACGCGATTCCGCAGATTGATGTGTTCACCGACAATGGTTTTACTTATGAAGAAATGAAAATGGTCAATGAGACCAAAAAAATCTTCGGTGATGACACTGTACTTGTTTCAGCTACTTGCGTACGTATTCCAGTGGTCTACGGCCACAGCGAGTCGGTATATGTAGAGCTGAAACAGGATTACGATCTGGCAGAAGTAAAGGCCCTGCTGAAAGACGCTCCGGGTATCGTGTTAGTAGATGCGCCGGAGGAACAGCAGTATCCACTCGCTACTGATGCAACAGGCAAACTGGAAGTATTCGTGGGCCGGGTGCGTCGTGATCTCCATCATCCTCGTGGACTGCATATATGGATCGTTTCTGACAATCTTCTCAAGGGTGCAGCATGGAATACAGTACAAATCGCTGAAGAACTCATAAAAGCAAGAGTATAG
- a CDS encoding dipicolinate synthase subunit B produces the protein MSKLQGKTIGFGLSGSHCTFEETMPQIKRFVDAGARVVPIVSNTIMTTDTRFGTSQSWQQQIKELTGEELISTIPQAEPLGPSKLLDVMLIAPCTGSTTSRLANAITDSAVLMAAKATMRNLRPIVIAISTNDGLGLNAANIAKLLAAKNMYFVPFGQDAPDKKPNSLVARMDLLLETCEAALEGRQLQPLLIERFNY, from the coding sequence ATGAGTAAGCTTCAGGGAAAGACCATTGGATTTGGTTTGTCTGGATCGCATTGCACCTTTGAGGAAACGATGCCGCAAATTAAGCGATTTGTGGATGCTGGAGCACGGGTGGTTCCGATCGTATCGAACACGATTATGACCACGGATACACGCTTCGGTACTTCGCAAAGCTGGCAGCAACAAATCAAGGAACTGACGGGGGAAGAGCTTATTTCGACTATTCCACAGGCTGAGCCGTTGGGACCTTCCAAGTTGTTGGATGTCATGCTGATTGCGCCTTGCACAGGGAGTACGACGAGTCGACTGGCAAATGCCATTACGGATAGTGCCGTACTGATGGCGGCTAAGGCTACCATGCGTAATTTGCGACCCATCGTGATTGCCATATCCACCAATGATGGTCTGGGATTAAATGCAGCCAATATTGCCAAGCTGTTGGCTGCGAAAAATATGTATTTCGTTCCGTTCGGGCAGGATGCTCCGGATAAAAAACCGAATTCGCTTGTAGCTCGTATGGATCTACTATTAGAAACATGCGAAGCAGCTTTGGAAGGTCGACAATTGCAACCCTTGCTCATCGAAAGATTTAACTACTAA
- the dpsA gene encoding dipicolinate synthase subunit DpsA — translation MLTGIHVAFIGGDARQLEVIKRCIQLDASVTLVGFDNLESNFTGATKKPLTCDVLKDVDALILPIVGTDDQGYVESIFCSKQLQLLDEHVASLPGHCVVYTGMAKPYLKKLLASTQLPLVELLDRDDVAIYNSIPTVEGALMMAIQHTDITIHGSQSIVLGLGRTGLSMARALHSLGARVRVGARRQEHLARIYEMGLTPFHISEVRQQVTNADFIFNTIPQLLLTAEVIAQMPQSAFILDLASKPGGTDFRYAERRGIKALLAPGLPGIVAPKTAGQILAQTLSRLIADQRKAPGGDAT, via the coding sequence ATGCTAACGGGCATACATGTTGCCTTCATCGGCGGAGACGCTCGCCAGTTGGAAGTCATTAAGCGATGCATACAACTGGATGCTAGCGTCACGTTAGTTGGCTTCGACAACCTGGAAAGTAATTTTACAGGGGCAACGAAGAAACCATTAACATGCGATGTGTTGAAAGACGTGGACGCCCTCATCCTACCCATCGTAGGGACCGATGATCAAGGATACGTGGAAAGTATTTTCTGCTCCAAACAACTGCAGTTGCTAGACGAACATGTGGCAAGTCTGCCGGGTCATTGCGTGGTTTACACGGGAATGGCAAAGCCTTATCTGAAAAAGCTGTTGGCTTCCACACAGCTTCCTCTCGTGGAGCTTTTGGATCGTGATGACGTAGCTATCTATAACTCTATCCCTACTGTAGAGGGAGCGTTAATGATGGCGATTCAACATACGGATATTACGATTCATGGATCACAGTCAATTGTTTTGGGATTGGGCCGAACAGGTTTGTCCATGGCTCGAGCATTGCATTCGTTGGGAGCCCGCGTAAGAGTTGGAGCCAGACGTCAAGAACACTTGGCACGCATTTATGAGATGGGATTGACTCCCTTCCATATAAGCGAAGTAAGGCAACAGGTTACGAATGCTGATTTCATTTTTAATACCATCCCGCAATTATTACTCACGGCAGAAGTGATTGCTCAAATGCCTCAATCGGCGTTTATACTTGATCTTGCCTCCAAGCCAGGGGGAACAGATTTTCGTTACGCTGAGAGACGAGGTATCAAAGCTCTTCTTGCTCCCGGATTGCCTGGAATCGTTGCACCTAAAACCGCTGGACAAATTTTAGCCCAAACATTGTCTCGTCTGATTGCGGATCAAAGGAAAGCGCCAGGAGGGGATGCAACATGA
- a CDS encoding YlmC/YmxH family sporulation protein yields MRLSELGGKEIIGLDNGEKMGVISDSDLVIHPENGAIQSIILPGGSFFGFGKKREDLVIPWSSIVKIGPDMVIIQLQAPEAQASQK; encoded by the coding sequence ATGCGCTTAAGCGAGTTGGGTGGGAAGGAGATTATCGGACTGGACAACGGGGAGAAAATGGGAGTCATCAGTGATTCCGATTTAGTCATCCATCCCGAAAACGGTGCGATTCAATCCATCATCTTGCCAGGAGGTAGTTTCTTTGGGTTCGGCAAGAAGCGAGAGGACCTCGTGATCCCATGGAGTTCCATCGTAAAAATTGGGCCAGATATGGTCATCATCCAGCTTCAAGCGCCTGAGGCACAAGCTTCTCAAAAGTAG
- a CDS encoding M16 family metallopeptidase, with protein MIQRHTCDNGLRIVTERIPSVRSVALGIWVGTGSKYENEKNNGISHFLEHMFFKGTKTRSAKEIAETFDEIGGNVNAFTSKEYTCYYARVLDQHAPIALDVLSDMYFNSVFDADELEKEKNVVIEEISMYEDTPDDLVHDLIARASYSTHPLGYSILGTEDVLRSLKRDDLIGYIDQHYLPTNTVITVAGNFEDSLIEDIQKRFQAFSRPGAMPTLSTPDFAGNVIAHHKATEQAHLCLSLPGFKVGHPEVYSLILLNNVLGGSMSSRLFQEIREERGLAYSVYSYHSSYKEAGTFHVYTGTAPEQVGQVFDIVSRVLRDVADHGITDKELNKGKEQLKGSLMLSLESTNSRMSRLGKNELLLGRHLSLDEIIAKIDRVSHESVLAVAQQLFRSKMSMAMVSPLDGFPENVNNDILL; from the coding sequence GTGATACAACGTCATACGTGTGATAACGGTCTTCGAATCGTGACGGAACGGATTCCGTCCGTTCGCTCCGTTGCCTTAGGCATCTGGGTAGGGACTGGTTCGAAATATGAAAACGAGAAAAACAACGGGATTTCCCATTTTCTCGAGCATATGTTTTTCAAAGGCACAAAAACTCGTTCTGCAAAGGAAATTGCGGAAACCTTTGATGAGATTGGCGGGAACGTGAACGCCTTTACTTCGAAGGAGTATACTTGTTATTACGCAAGGGTGCTCGACCAACATGCTCCGATCGCTCTCGATGTTCTTTCCGATATGTACTTCAACTCGGTATTTGATGCAGATGAGTTGGAAAAGGAAAAGAACGTCGTCATTGAAGAGATCAGCATGTATGAAGACACACCAGATGATTTGGTGCATGATTTGATTGCACGCGCTTCGTACAGCACACACCCGCTAGGCTATTCGATTTTGGGTACGGAAGATGTCCTGCGTAGCTTGAAACGTGATGATTTGATCGGTTATATTGATCAGCACTACCTGCCAACGAATACGGTGATTACGGTAGCGGGAAATTTTGAAGACAGTTTGATTGAAGATATTCAAAAGCGCTTTCAAGCTTTCTCTCGTCCAGGCGCTATGCCGACCTTGTCTACTCCTGACTTTGCTGGAAATGTTATTGCACATCACAAGGCAACAGAGCAAGCGCATTTGTGCCTGTCTTTACCTGGGTTTAAGGTAGGACATCCCGAAGTATATTCCTTGATTTTGCTGAACAATGTGCTGGGTGGCAGCATGAGCTCGCGTCTATTTCAAGAAATTCGAGAAGAACGCGGCTTGGCATACTCCGTGTATTCCTATCATTCGTCCTATAAAGAAGCGGGTACGTTCCACGTGTATACAGGAACGGCACCAGAGCAAGTGGGACAGGTTTTTGATATCGTCTCGCGCGTCCTGCGCGATGTCGCTGATCATGGAATTACGGACAAAGAGCTGAACAAAGGAAAAGAGCAGCTGAAAGGCAGCCTGATGCTCAGCTTGGAAAGCACGAATAGCCGTATGAGTCGCCTTGGCAAAAATGAGCTTTTGCTGGGCCGTCATCTCAGTCTAGATGAGATCATCGCCAAAATTGACCGTGTTTCCCATGAATCTGTTTTGGCTGTGGCGCAGCAGCTGTTCCGTTCCAAGATGTCTATGGCGATGGTGAGTCCACTCGATGGCTTCCCTGAAAACGTGAATAACGATATTTTGTTGTAG
- a CDS encoding polysaccharide deacetylase family protein — MTNRTRRLLFIVIYGAALIVLLNYQPIHHYISTLKNVQVVNGDRNDNEKARLRAQIEKWKEGREEEPIDAVVDQTWKAIPGYNGRVVDVEESLNKMLAAGVSSPDLLVYKEVPPAVSLEQLGAQPIYRGNPNKPAISFMINVAWGNEYLDSMLNTLDKHKVKTTFFLDGSWVKRYPEEAKKIMARGHEIGNHAYSHPDMNTLGTQRIHQEISRTQDVIFKTLEVKPSLFAPPSGAFNQRVVQIAHSSYQMKTILWTADTIDWQKPSPAYVINKISRKMENGVLVLMHPTSTSEASLDQLLTIAKKKGLQPTTVSEVISSRRLPSP; from the coding sequence ATGACGAATAGGACCAGGAGACTTTTGTTCATCGTTATATATGGAGCTGCGCTGATTGTTCTCTTGAATTATCAGCCTATTCATCATTACATTAGCACGCTCAAAAATGTCCAGGTAGTAAATGGGGATCGAAACGACAATGAAAAAGCGCGTTTACGGGCGCAGATTGAAAAGTGGAAAGAGGGCAGAGAGGAAGAACCAATCGATGCCGTCGTTGATCAGACGTGGAAGGCGATTCCCGGCTATAATGGACGTGTAGTCGATGTAGAAGAATCACTCAATAAAATGCTGGCTGCGGGTGTGTCCAGCCCAGATTTGCTGGTATACAAGGAAGTACCTCCAGCGGTTTCGCTTGAGCAATTGGGAGCACAACCGATCTATCGAGGAAATCCAAATAAACCAGCGATTTCTTTTATGATCAATGTGGCTTGGGGAAATGAGTATCTCGATTCGATGCTCAATACACTCGATAAACATAAGGTAAAAACAACGTTCTTTCTGGATGGCTCTTGGGTAAAACGTTACCCAGAAGAAGCGAAAAAGATTATGGCACGTGGCCATGAGATTGGGAATCATGCGTATTCGCATCCTGATATGAACACACTGGGAACACAGAGGATTCATCAAGAGATAAGTCGTACGCAAGATGTTATTTTTAAAACGCTGGAAGTAAAGCCTTCCCTGTTTGCACCGCCATCTGGTGCTTTTAACCAACGCGTTGTACAAATCGCGCATTCGTCTTATCAAATGAAGACGATACTATGGACGGCAGATACCATTGACTGGCAGAAACCTTCGCCTGCTTATGTGATCAATAAAATAAGCCGGAAAATGGAGAACGGCGTCCTCGTACTCATGCACCCTACTTCTACCTCCGAGGCCAGTTTAGACCAGCTTCTGACAATCGCCAAAAAGAAGGGGTTACAGCCGACGACTGTTTCGGAGGTTATATCGAGTCGTAGACTCCCGTCACCGTAA